GAGAATTGGGTAAGCGTTGATGCAATTTTTCACCATGACTAGCCGGAAACCAGCTATCTTGCTCACCCCATAAAATTAGTGTAGGACACTCAATAGCACTAAGATTATTTTGAATCTGCGTGAGCATATTTGGCTTATTAGTTTGACAATGCTCAATTTCTCGCGCTGCTATTTGCAAATCTTCAGCGACTTTCACAAGAGTACCAGGCAATTCAATAAATGGATAAGTTATCCAATAGACATCTTCTTGTGTAAGTATTGATGGATCGAACAGTACCGCACGCCTTTCTATTGCCATAATTTCTCTTACGAGAGGAGCAAAAAAATATGCTAGACGCAAGCTGTCAACTGTTTGCACTATTTCTAAAGGTATTTGGGCAAGCATCCACATAGCCCAATGGGGTAAACGTTCGGTAAAAATAGGAGCATTGACTATTACCAACTGCTTGATTAATTCGGGATTTTTTTCAGCAAGCGCCAGGGCTACTAATGCTCCTAAAGATTCTGCCACAATCACTACAGGCTCATCACATAATGCCCGAATAATCCTTTCAAACTCAATGATTTGATGCCCGTTATGTTCTCTACGAGACGAGGGTTTTTCTGAAAAACCAAAGCCTTTAGCATCAAAACAAATTACCCGAAAATATTTAGATAATGGTGCAATACTGTAACGCCAATTATAGCTCCAACTGCCCATACCATGTAACAAAATTAACGGTCTACCTATACCTTTTTCACCATAAGCAATTTGTGTAGGATACCCATTAGCATCAGTAATAACTAAACTTTGCCGCCCTTGAGGAAAAGTGGCTTGCCACCAATCTTTCATTACTTTATTAATAACTAACTTAAGCGCCAGTGAAGAAGTTCAACAGTATTCTAATTATTATCACGGGCAATGCTACTAAGACAATTGCAAGCAACAAAAGTCCCGCAAAAAGGGCAAAGATAAACCACCTGTCTGCACTCCTCTGCTGCGTCGGAAACTTGAGGTGTTCTTCCAAAAGCTTAATATTGTGAGTGTTAGCTGTCCAAGCAAAATCAAAAAAGTCTCCCAGCAGTGGGATAGAGCCTACTAACCCATCGACGATGATATTTAAAACCATTCTGCCTAAAGTGGCTCTAGATGCACCTAGCCGTGCGGCTTCTAGAATAATATAGCTAGAAAGCATTACTCCCAAAAAATCACCACCAATAGGTATAAGTCCAATAATTGGATCTAAACCAATACCAACCTGAGTTCCAGGAATGGTAACGAGATTATCCAACAGCCGACTCATCTGGCGCAGACGCTTCAAAGTAGGCGCTTTGGCATCAGGTTCAATCATCGAATACCGAGGAGATTCAGACATTGAGGCGATCGCTTATTTCTATTTGTATTGAATAGTTAGAGATTTTACTCTCATACTGTGATTTTGCAACAGTTTACTCACGGAATCTATAGCTAGATTATTTCTGTAGACTGGGACTGCGTTTTTGGGCGCATATCTTCACCGACCGTTACATTCAACTGGTCGCCTACCAATAGAACAACAGCGCTTAACCACAACCAGAGCATTAAAACTATCACAGCCCCTACTGCACCATATACTTTAT
This region of Nostoc sp. UHCC 0302 genomic DNA includes:
- a CDS encoding alpha/beta hydrolase, with the protein product MKDWWQATFPQGRQSLVITDANGYPTQIAYGEKGIGRPLILLHGMGSWSYNWRYSIAPLSKYFRVICFDAKGFGFSEKPSSRREHNGHQIIEFERIIRALCDEPVVIVAESLGALVALALAEKNPELIKQLVIVNAPIFTERLPHWAMWMLAQIPLEIVQTVDSLRLAYFFAPLVREIMAIERRAVLFDPSILTQEDVYWITYPFIELPGTLVKVAEDLQIAAREIEHCQTNKPNMLTQIQNNLSAIECPTLILWGEQDSWFPASHGEKLHQRLPNSQLKILPNCCHDASTGAYKVLNAAIIKFLQDYK
- a CDS encoding DUF4112 domain-containing protein, whose translation is MSESPRYSMIEPDAKAPTLKRLRQMSRLLDNLVTIPGTQVGIGLDPIIGLIPIGGDFLGVMLSSYIILEAARLGASRATLGRMVLNIIVDGLVGSIPLLGDFFDFAWTANTHNIKLLEEHLKFPTQQRSADRWFIFALFAGLLLLAIVLVALPVIIIRILLNFFTGA